Proteins encoded within one genomic window of Tidjanibacter massiliensis:
- a CDS encoding LytR/AlgR family response regulator transcription factor: MRVVIVEDETAAAVNLVSLLRQTFPRMEVVAQLESVTDTVEWFSENEAPELVFMDIHLADGSAFSVFEKAEITCPVVFTTAYDQYALDAFRVNSIDYLLKPIKESDLRRAVEKLEHLTRAGMGEYSRRIGELVRSQRGAQAFLVYVKDRIIPLKTEDIAYLYSSNEKVAVCTLKGEHFPFDRTLDAVMAQLPEEGFFRANRQFVISREAIADISVWFGNRLSVNLSVEVPEKVVISKARVPEFKRWISGIR; encoded by the coding sequence ATGAGAGTGGTTATAGTGGAAGACGAGACGGCTGCCGCCGTAAACCTCGTGTCGCTGCTGCGGCAGACCTTTCCCCGGATGGAGGTGGTCGCACAGCTCGAAAGCGTCACCGATACGGTGGAGTGGTTTTCGGAGAACGAGGCGCCGGAACTTGTCTTCATGGATATTCATTTGGCCGACGGCTCGGCGTTTTCGGTCTTCGAGAAGGCGGAGATAACGTGTCCGGTCGTCTTTACGACGGCTTACGACCAGTATGCGCTCGACGCGTTCAGGGTGAACAGCATCGACTACCTGCTCAAACCCATCAAGGAGAGCGACCTGCGCCGGGCAGTGGAGAAACTGGAACATCTGACGCGGGCCGGCATGGGAGAGTATTCGCGGCGGATAGGGGAGCTGGTACGTTCCCAGCGCGGGGCGCAGGCTTTCCTCGTGTATGTGAAGGACCGTATCATACCGCTCAAGACGGAGGATATCGCCTACCTCTATTCCAGCAATGAAAAGGTCGCGGTGTGTACGCTGAAAGGCGAACATTTCCCTTTCGACCGGACGTTGGACGCGGTCATGGCGCAGTTGCCCGAGGAGGGTTTTTTCCGGGCCAACCGGCAGTTCGTCATTTCGCGCGAGGCGATAGCGGATATTTCGGTGTGGTTCGGCAACCGGCTTTCGGTGAACCTTTCGGTGGAGGTTCCCGAGAAGGTGGTCATCAGCAAGGCGAGGGTGCCGGAGTTCAAACGGTGGATATCCGGTATCCGCTGA
- a CDS encoding sensor histidine kinase: MFKSRLRTGGVLINVLIAVAVSLIVNFSYFVFMILHRTARMPSEHPVSENSTLFMVLEVLFYMAVSFILLTVFTHNLSESKIRSRSFPKRLLAALVISVVVYFLAPYMNRAGDVKIILAARRLFNPMVLLKCSFMLAVVTLYGKIYELIVLQQRMTVENERLKTENLRSRYDVLINQMNPHFFFNSLNSLAMLVRENKNDDALVYIDRLSDTFRYIIQSGKSSMTTLRDEMAFLEAYKYLLELRYEGKLFIEAEIPEGYLGRTLPSLTLQPLVENAVKHNTITRTKPLTVTISVRGDWLLVSNPLQPKIDDSEKGTGIGLKNIASRYRLLTDRDVNIIDDGKTFTVRLPLGPAAERRDTL, from the coding sequence ATGTTCAAGAGCAGGCTCAGGACAGGGGGCGTGTTAATCAACGTGCTGATAGCCGTTGCCGTAAGCCTCATTGTCAATTTTTCATACTTCGTCTTCATGATTCTGCACCGGACGGCGCGGATGCCGTCCGAACATCCGGTGTCGGAGAACAGTACGCTGTTCATGGTGCTCGAAGTGCTGTTTTATATGGCAGTGTCGTTCATCCTGCTTACTGTATTCACCCACAATCTGAGCGAAAGCAAGATACGCTCGCGCAGTTTTCCCAAGCGGCTGCTGGCCGCTCTCGTCATCTCGGTCGTCGTCTATTTTCTGGCTCCCTATATGAACCGTGCGGGTGACGTGAAAATCATATTGGCCGCCCGGCGCCTGTTCAATCCGATGGTGCTGCTCAAGTGTTCGTTCATGCTTGCGGTGGTGACGCTCTACGGCAAGATATACGAACTGATAGTCCTGCAGCAGCGGATGACGGTCGAGAACGAACGTCTGAAGACCGAGAACCTGCGGTCGCGGTACGACGTACTCATCAACCAGATGAATCCCCATTTCTTTTTCAATTCGCTCAATTCGCTCGCCATGCTCGTGCGGGAGAACAAGAACGACGATGCGCTCGTATATATCGACCGGCTGTCGGACACCTTCCGTTACATCATCCAGTCGGGCAAGAGCAGCATGACCACGCTGCGCGACGAGATGGCTTTTTTGGAGGCGTACAAATATCTGCTTGAACTGCGTTACGAGGGCAAGCTGTTTATCGAGGCGGAGATACCGGAAGGGTACCTCGGCCGGACACTGCCGTCGCTGACGCTTCAGCCGCTCGTGGAAAATGCGGTGAAACACAATACCATCACGAGAACGAAACCGCTGACGGTCACCATCTCCGTGCGGGGCGACTGGTTGCTTGTCAGCAATCCCCTGCAGCCCAAGATAGACGATTCGGAGAAGGGAACCGGAATAGGGCTCAAGAACATAGCCAGCCGGTATCGGCTGCTGACCGACCGGGATGTGAACATAATAGACGACGGAAAGACCTTTACGGTGCGTTTGCCCCTCGGTCCCGCCGCCGAAAGGAGAGATACGTTATGA